Proteins from a single region of Primulina tabacum isolate GXHZ01 chromosome 5, ASM2559414v2, whole genome shotgun sequence:
- the LOC142546203 gene encoding uncharacterized protein LOC142546203 isoform X2: MLEICRLSFPLRNLSFPISNSEYPFPYAERPFKFLKFIQIRSEKKAKRTGRLRYPSEKKKPRPQQQYQTDVKGKLEGIWRISKLAISVHEDPGKDHWGVSEALLQEIAKVLEFPVASMLPAEAFTVIRKSFDARKLQKEPKFVYTVHMDVNKLLSLEPRTWEFISELEQKIGHLEFLHDDSVFGDLMSTIVNSKKVNEAASSTGVVHRDHVMGAKKQTITEKPKVVIVGSGPSGLFAALVLGELGADVTLVERGQAVEQRGRDIGALVVRRKLQLESNFCFGEGGAGTWSDGKLVTRIGRNNSSVIMVLKTLVHFGAPYSILVDGKPHLGTDRLIPLLRGFRLYLQKLGVGLRIEHPQELIDDIQYSGLAGEVQRGRGKVPVADYQVAEYVTPKERNTASNFDATGRSCYSFCMCPGGQVVLTSTDPSEICINGMSFSRRSSRWANAALVVTVSSKDLEALNFHGPLAGVQFQRMLERKAAVMGGGNFLVPVQKVTNFLDHRLSGTLLPPSSYRLGVKPACLHELFPIEITEALQNAILMFDKELPGFVSDNALLHGVETRTSSPIQITRKSDTLESTSLKGMYPIGEGAGFAGGIVSAAVDGMHAGFAIAKNLGLYTDDIESIMGKAPKPGFVKY; this comes from the exons ATGCTCGAAATCTGTCGCCTCTcttttccattgaggaatctcTCCTTCCCAATTTCCAACTCCGAATACCCGTTTCCATATGCCGAAAGACCCTTCAAGTTTCTGAAGTTCATTCAAATAAGAAGTGAAAAGAAAGCCAAAAGGACTGGAAGGTTGAGGTACCCATCTGAGAAAAAGAAGCCAAGGCCACAGCAACAGTATCAAACGGATGTTAAAGGAAAACTTGAAGGAATTTGGAGGATTTCAAAGCTTGCAATTTCGGTTCATGAAGACCCCGGAAAGGACCACTGGGGGGTTTCTGAGGCACTGCTTCAAGAGATTGCCAAAGTTCTTGAATTCCCG GTTGCTTCAATGTTGCCAGCAGAGGCATTCACGGTGATTAGAAAATCATTTGATGCGAGGAAG TTGCAGAAGGAGCCAAAGTTTGTGTACACAGTGCATATGGATGTTAATAAACTCCTTAGCTTGGAACCTCGTACCTGGGAGTTCATTTCTGAATTGGAACAAAAAATTGGCCATCTGGAGTTTTTGCATGATGACAGTGTTTTTGGTGATTTAATGAGCACAATAGTCAACAGCAAAAAGGTGAATGAAGCTGCATCTTCTACAGGAGTAGTTCACAGAGACCACGTAATGGGAGCTAAAAAACAAACTATAACTGAAAAACCCAAAGTAGTAATTGTTGGTAGTGGTCCCTCAGGCTTGTTTGCTGCTCTTGTACTTGGTGAACTTGGTGCGGATGTTACACTTGTTGAAAGAGGGCAAGCTGTAGAGCAAAGAGGTCGTGATATTGGGGCTTTGGTGGTCCGTAGAAAGTTACAACTGGAAAGCAATTTTTGCTTCGGGGAG GGTGGTGCAGGTACTTGGAGTGACGGAAAGTTAGTAACAAGAATTGGAAGAAATAACAGTAGTGTTATCATG GTTCTGAAGACATTGGTTCATTTTGGAGCTCCATATAGTATATTGGTTGATGGGAAACCTCATCTGGGAACTGACAGATTGATTCCCCTTCTTCGAGGCTTTCGTTTATATCTGCAGAAATTGGGT GTTGGCCTGCGGATAGAACACCCTCAAGAATTGATAGATGATATTCAG TATTCTGGATTGGCTGGTGAGGTTCAGAGAGGACGAGGGAAAGTACCTGTGGCAGATTACCAGGTTGCAGAGTATGTCACTCCAAAAGAAAGGAATACAGCCTCAAATTTTGATGCAACAGGTCGCAGTTGTTACTCCTTTTGCATGTGTCCAGGTGGCCAG GTGGTTCTCACCTCTACAGATCCATCAGAAATTTGCATCAATGGAATGTCATTTTCTCGGCGTTCCTCTAGGTGGGCAAATGCAGCACTTGTAGTGACCGTGTCCTCAAAGGATTTGGAAGCTTTAAATTTCCATGGTCCTCTAGCTGGTGTTCAATTTCAG AGAATGTTAGAGCGAAAAGCAGCTGTGATGGGTGGTGGTAATTTTTTGGTTCCTGTGCAAAAGGTGACCAATTTCCTGGACCATCGATTATCAG GCACATTGTTGCCACCATCTAGCTATCGTTTGGGTGTGAAGCCGGCATGTCTTCATGAATTATTTCCTATTGAAATTACCGAAGCTTTGCAGAATGCAATTCTAATGTTCGACAAAGAG TTGCCAGGATTTGTCTCAGACAATGCGCTTCTTCATGGAGTCGAG ACTAGAACTAGCTCTCCCATTCAGATAACTCGAAAAAGTGATACTTTGGAGAGCACATCATTAAAAGGGATGTATCCTATCGGAGAAGGAGCTGGATTTGCTGGTGGAATAGTGAGTGCTGCAGTTGATGGGATGCATGCCGGTTTTGCCATAGCGAAAAATCTTGGTCTCTACACTGATGATATAGAGTCCATTATGGGAAAGGCCCCGAAACCAGGATTTGTCAAATACTGA
- the LOC142546203 gene encoding uncharacterized protein LOC142546203 isoform X1 yields the protein MLEICRLSFPLRNLSFPISNSEYPFPYAERPFKFLKFIQIRSEKKAKRTGRLRYPSEKKKPRPQQQYQTDVKGKLEGIWRISKLAISVHEDPGKDHWGVSEALLQEIAKVLEFPVASMLPAEAFTVIRKSFDARKLQKEPKFVYTVHMDVNKLLSLEPRTWEFISELEQKIGHLEFLHDDSVFGDLMSTIVNSKKVNEAASSTGVVHRDHVMGAKKQTITEKPKVVIVGSGPSGLFAALVLGELGADVTLVERGQAVEQRGRDIGALVVRRKLQLESNFCFGEGGAGTWSDGKLVTRIGRNNSSVIMVLKTLVHFGAPYSILVDGKPHLGTDRLIPLLRGFRLYLQKLGVTIRFGTRVDDLLVKDGCVVGVKMSDSREGTSCCEELGCDAVVLAVGHSARDTYQMLLSHNVDVVPKEFSVGLRIEHPQELIDDIQYSGLAGEVQRGRGKVPVADYQVAEYVTPKERNTASNFDATGRSCYSFCMCPGGQVVLTSTDPSEICINGMSFSRRSSRWANAALVVTVSSKDLEALNFHGPLAGVQFQRMLERKAAVMGGGNFLVPVQKVTNFLDHRLSGTLLPPSSYRLGVKPACLHELFPIEITEALQNAILMFDKELPGFVSDNALLHGVETRTSSPIQITRKSDTLESTSLKGMYPIGEGAGFAGGIVSAAVDGMHAGFAIAKNLGLYTDDIESIMGKAPKPGFVKY from the exons ATGCTCGAAATCTGTCGCCTCTcttttccattgaggaatctcTCCTTCCCAATTTCCAACTCCGAATACCCGTTTCCATATGCCGAAAGACCCTTCAAGTTTCTGAAGTTCATTCAAATAAGAAGTGAAAAGAAAGCCAAAAGGACTGGAAGGTTGAGGTACCCATCTGAGAAAAAGAAGCCAAGGCCACAGCAACAGTATCAAACGGATGTTAAAGGAAAACTTGAAGGAATTTGGAGGATTTCAAAGCTTGCAATTTCGGTTCATGAAGACCCCGGAAAGGACCACTGGGGGGTTTCTGAGGCACTGCTTCAAGAGATTGCCAAAGTTCTTGAATTCCCG GTTGCTTCAATGTTGCCAGCAGAGGCATTCACGGTGATTAGAAAATCATTTGATGCGAGGAAG TTGCAGAAGGAGCCAAAGTTTGTGTACACAGTGCATATGGATGTTAATAAACTCCTTAGCTTGGAACCTCGTACCTGGGAGTTCATTTCTGAATTGGAACAAAAAATTGGCCATCTGGAGTTTTTGCATGATGACAGTGTTTTTGGTGATTTAATGAGCACAATAGTCAACAGCAAAAAGGTGAATGAAGCTGCATCTTCTACAGGAGTAGTTCACAGAGACCACGTAATGGGAGCTAAAAAACAAACTATAACTGAAAAACCCAAAGTAGTAATTGTTGGTAGTGGTCCCTCAGGCTTGTTTGCTGCTCTTGTACTTGGTGAACTTGGTGCGGATGTTACACTTGTTGAAAGAGGGCAAGCTGTAGAGCAAAGAGGTCGTGATATTGGGGCTTTGGTGGTCCGTAGAAAGTTACAACTGGAAAGCAATTTTTGCTTCGGGGAG GGTGGTGCAGGTACTTGGAGTGACGGAAAGTTAGTAACAAGAATTGGAAGAAATAACAGTAGTGTTATCATG GTTCTGAAGACATTGGTTCATTTTGGAGCTCCATATAGTATATTGGTTGATGGGAAACCTCATCTGGGAACTGACAGATTGATTCCCCTTCTTCGAGGCTTTCGTTTATATCTGCAGAAATTGGGT GTGACTATTAGATTTGGGACAAGAGTAGATGATCTGCTGGTGAAAGATGGATGTGTGGTAGGTGTTAAAATGTCTGATTCAAGAGAAGGCACATCCTGTTGCGAGGAGTTAGGATGTGATGCGGTTGTTCTTGCAGTTGGGCATTCTGCACGTGACACTTATCAAATGCTTCTTTCACACAATGTTGACGTGGTTCCGAAAGAATTTTCT GTTGGCCTGCGGATAGAACACCCTCAAGAATTGATAGATGATATTCAG TATTCTGGATTGGCTGGTGAGGTTCAGAGAGGACGAGGGAAAGTACCTGTGGCAGATTACCAGGTTGCAGAGTATGTCACTCCAAAAGAAAGGAATACAGCCTCAAATTTTGATGCAACAGGTCGCAGTTGTTACTCCTTTTGCATGTGTCCAGGTGGCCAG GTGGTTCTCACCTCTACAGATCCATCAGAAATTTGCATCAATGGAATGTCATTTTCTCGGCGTTCCTCTAGGTGGGCAAATGCAGCACTTGTAGTGACCGTGTCCTCAAAGGATTTGGAAGCTTTAAATTTCCATGGTCCTCTAGCTGGTGTTCAATTTCAG AGAATGTTAGAGCGAAAAGCAGCTGTGATGGGTGGTGGTAATTTTTTGGTTCCTGTGCAAAAGGTGACCAATTTCCTGGACCATCGATTATCAG GCACATTGTTGCCACCATCTAGCTATCGTTTGGGTGTGAAGCCGGCATGTCTTCATGAATTATTTCCTATTGAAATTACCGAAGCTTTGCAGAATGCAATTCTAATGTTCGACAAAGAG TTGCCAGGATTTGTCTCAGACAATGCGCTTCTTCATGGAGTCGAG ACTAGAACTAGCTCTCCCATTCAGATAACTCGAAAAAGTGATACTTTGGAGAGCACATCATTAAAAGGGATGTATCCTATCGGAGAAGGAGCTGGATTTGCTGGTGGAATAGTGAGTGCTGCAGTTGATGGGATGCATGCCGGTTTTGCCATAGCGAAAAATCTTGGTCTCTACACTGATGATATAGAGTCCATTATGGGAAAGGCCCCGAAACCAGGATTTGTCAAATACTGA